In Clostridium sp. SY8519, one genomic interval encodes:
- a CDS encoding alpha/beta hydrolase has protein sequence MECKAWEYEEFPEYTDVPEGARCLPTTGDEMGTFYIKDVQYAEVDGIPLHLQILLPLSRNHPVMEAPALVYVQGSGWAKQDVYHNIGRIAKLAERGYVIAITEYRHSGQAGFPAQIQDARNAIRFVRLHAEELHVNPKQIFVGGTSSGGHTALFSAILTEDSPLDRNLYPGVSAEVCGVLDYYGAVSFLYPDDFPSTTDYDTEGSEANLYFRKIPGETQEEKQHNATAVNYIREDTELPPVFIIHGTKDRIVNTRQSVRLYEKLKQQHRDVRLYLLEGADHGGPEFWSKPVLDLADEFMQDCLRKQE, from the coding sequence ATGGAATGTAAAGCGTGGGAATATGAGGAATTTCCGGAATATACGGATGTTCCGGAGGGAGCCCGGTGTCTGCCGACCACGGGAGACGAGATGGGAACCTTTTATATCAAAGATGTGCAGTACGCGGAAGTGGACGGCATACCGCTGCATCTGCAGATTCTGCTTCCCCTTTCCAGGAATCATCCGGTCATGGAAGCGCCGGCGCTGGTGTATGTGCAGGGCTCCGGCTGGGCGAAGCAGGATGTCTATCACAACATCGGCAGAATCGCCAAACTGGCGGAACGGGGATATGTGATTGCCATCACGGAATACCGGCATTCCGGGCAGGCGGGATTTCCGGCGCAGATTCAGGATGCCAGAAATGCCATTCGCTTTGTGCGTCTGCATGCGGAAGAACTGCATGTCAATCCGAAACAGATCTTTGTGGGCGGCACATCTTCCGGCGGGCATACAGCGTTATTTTCGGCAATTTTGACAGAGGACAGTCCCCTGGACCGGAATCTGTATCCCGGAGTATCCGCAGAGGTCTGCGGGGTTCTGGACTATTACGGGGCGGTGTCGTTTCTGTATCCGGATGATTTTCCGAGTACGACGGATTATGACACGGAAGGCAGTGAAGCCAATCTCTATTTCCGTAAGATCCCGGGAGAGACACAGGAAGAAAAACAGCACAATGCCACCGCGGTGAATTACATCCGGGAGGACACGGAGCTGCCGCCCGTGTTTATTATTCACGGGACCAAGGACCGGATTGTGAATACCCGGCAGAGCGTCAGACTTTATGAAAAACTGAAGCAGCAGCACAGAGATGTCCGTCTGTATCTTTTGGAGGGAGCCGATCACGGCGGGCCGGAGTTCTGGTCGAAGCCGGTATTGGATCTGGCGGACGAATTTATGCAGGACTGTCTGAGAAAACAGGAGTAA
- a CDS encoding alpha/beta fold hydrolase produces MNNQETVIYALSYAGGSSMSYVGWDFPEGYRFCPLDYRGHGLRQNESPDHTVFEMAADMAEQIDCHLSEHGNPDFAVFGHSMGGMTAWYTFRLLKEKYLRRPKCLFISGVADPKVFPARCGELGSEEKVWEYLESTGRIPERVLHSQVFRRYFLPVILHDFRLMGKFRCMEKEEPVEEPICAFAGRQDELFSPEEVGQWELYTLNQFTMEVLEGSHFFLNEEENRKRMILRMRDMLRETDAEK; encoded by the coding sequence GTGAACAATCAGGAGACCGTGATTTACGCGCTGTCCTATGCCGGCGGCAGTTCCATGAGCTATGTCGGCTGGGACTTTCCGGAAGGATACCGATTCTGCCCGCTGGATTACAGGGGGCACGGTCTCAGACAGAATGAAAGTCCGGATCACACCGTTTTCGAGATGGCAGCAGATATGGCAGAGCAGATCGACTGCCACCTGAGCGAACACGGGAATCCGGATTTTGCTGTATTCGGGCACAGTATGGGCGGAATGACCGCCTGGTACACCTTTCGTCTGCTGAAAGAAAAGTATCTGCGTCGGCCGAAGTGTCTGTTTATTTCCGGTGTGGCAGATCCCAAGGTGTTTCCGGCCCGCTGCGGTGAGCTCGGCAGTGAGGAAAAGGTCTGGGAATATCTGGAATCCACCGGCAGAATCCCGGAACGGGTACTCCACAGCCAGGTGTTCCGCAGATATTTCCTGCCGGTGATCCTCCATGATTTCCGCCTGATGGGAAAATTCCGCTGTATGGAAAAGGAGGAGCCGGTGGAAGAGCCGATCTGCGCCTTTGCCGGCCGTCAGGATGAGCTGTTTTCGCCGGAGGAGGTGGGACAGTGGGAATTATACACACTGAACCAGTTCACCATGGAAGTCCTGGAGGGCAGCCATTTCTTTCTGAATGAGGAGGAAAACCGAAAACGAATGATTCTGCGGATGCGTGATATGCTCAGGGAGACCGACGCAGAGAAGTAA
- a CDS encoding phosphopantetheine-binding protein produces the protein MDELIEVLEDIKEDVDFEHIDNLVDGRYLDSLDILQIISALNDEFDISIPAADIIPANFNSAKSMWAMVQRLQEE, from the coding sequence ATGGATGAATTAATCGAAGTACTGGAAGACATCAAAGAAGATGTGGATTTTGAACATATTGACAATCTGGTAGACGGACGGTATCTGGATTCTCTGGATATTCTCCAGATTATTTCCGCGCTGAATGACGAATTTGACATATCGATTCCGGCAGCGGACATCATTCCGGCTAATTTCAACAGTGCCAAAAGCATGTGGGCTATGGTGCAGCGTCTGCAGGAGGAATAG